The DNA sequence GACGAGGGCGTGACGGTGGTCGACTCTCCCACCGTCAAGAAGGGCAGCACCCAATCGTCgcccaccatcaagaaggatgccgccaccatcaagaaggataccgccaccatcaagaacgaGAAGGCGTAGAGAGGGATGCAAGTTGATCCCTGGACAACGACAACCCCCATGTTGAAGTAAATTTCTGGAACGTTGACAACAGCTTTCATATCTCGAGAGATTCTGTTCCAGGCAATATCGATTACGAGTTTATTGTCATTTCGGTTGGAGTGCGGCGGCCTTAGGTTTGTTCGGCGAGTGTTTGGGCTGCCCCAGCACACATAATTACCTCTCTGCTATATTTAGTGGACGAAAACATGTTAGTCATATGGTTTATCAACTCGTTTTcagagagggtggaggacGGCAGCAAGaattgtttgttttgtttttgtgtcAATATTCTCTGGGAGATTCGGTGTAGTTTTTGTTAGCTTCGTAATCGACGAATGGAAGAGAACGATTTTAGCATTTTCGCAGGACAGATTGTGGCGATCGTGTCTTTGATTGATTCCTGTTAGATTGCGACAAGTGTACATGTTTTGTCAGACGCAATCCAGACAACTTGTGCAAAGAAACGTGAGGTGAAACTGCTTTGAGGAATGAAGACAGCGAATAGAGGACAACGGGACCCAACATGGGAGTTCAGAGAGTAGAAATAATGAGATATGCGCAGTGCTATGAGAAAATGATGGAAGTAATACAGACAAGAAAAGGAGTGGATGATACATGTCAAGGCCATAGCTATAGACAGAGCTCAGTACCGTCATAGCTGAAAGACGGGAACAAGGTTATGTGTTGGGAGGTTGTAGCAAATCAACTTGGAGGTTTTCtcattttttattttttggggATTACCCTACTTACGTCTTGTTATTTATGCTCAGTTTCTCCATCCCTTGTTCAGCTCCTGATTCTGACGGAGACTGAAACCCGATGACTATTGATGGTTGttcttccttctctttctcatcTGTGTTCgtctcttctccctccttgtcttcttcgtcctcatcctcgtcttcatcatcttcctcgtcatctgaTGGCTCGAACGCCTCTGGATtctgcagcttctcctcctcgtgcTGCCTGATAGCCGCCTCGAGGTCCTTGGCCATCTTCTTTGTGATACCCGACGCCTCCAGCGTGGCGTCTAACCTCTCAAACCCGTCTCTTCCAACCGTCTTTTTGACATCCTTGTAAAAAGGGCCCGGAGTGGTGGGCTTGAAGTGAAATCGGCGCTCGAAAAAGATCTTGATGCAGTTGATGTCGCGGTCAAAGTACATTTCCGCATTCACATGCTCCATGGAGATCATCTGCGGAAAGTCGATGACGACAGGGACAAGCGTGATTTCTTCGGTTCCCGTTTCCgggttggtggagatgtCCTCccggatgaggatgttgaacTCGTTGTAGTCGCCGTGGATGAGGCCGTGCTTAGCCAGGCGAAGGTAGAGTTCTATGAGCGAGGCGTAGAGGGCTGCCGGGTcggggacggaggagatttggcggagggggggcgcGTCGACGAGGGACATGACGATTGTGTGGCGGGAGTGGGCGATGGGGGTAGGCACGGGGATGCCGGCGGAgtggagggcggagaggaaggcgTATTCTTTgcgggcggcgagggtggagaggtacATCCAGGAGCCGGAGGCGTTCTTTTTGAGGTAGTCTCTATTGGTTTTTACGGTGCGGAAGGAGATGCGGCCGAGGCGGTGGATTTTGAGGATTTGCTGGGCGCCGGTGTGGTCGGCTACAAGCATGATGTCGGATTCTTTGCCGACGCCTACGCGGGTGCCGACGGAGTAGATGTGCTTTTTTTGGGAGTGGGTGTGGAGGGCTAGGTAGTCTAGGCCGCCATAAGTGAGGCGGTAGCCGTCGTATTTGGCTTCTTTCATCTtggcgatgagggaggttttggcgagggtggagatgcATTTGGAAACGAGGGAGGAGCCGCCTTTGAGGCGGGAGAAGCGCTcgatgatggggacggggacgagTTCGTGGTTTTTGGAGCCTTGTTCgacctgtggtggtggttagtTGAGGTGGCTGTGAAGGGATGGGATAATGGGGTTCATAGGGGGGTGGTCCGTTGAGGCCAGCAAGGTACATGATGCTGGTCTTGGTGGTTTGAAGGAGGGGCAACTTACAGCTGCGAGGACCTTCCAGTCCTCCGCCGTCAGATGGCGCATAGCCCGTGTGTCCAACTTCATGGTTGCGACTTGACTGATATCACCTTATAAAGGCTGTATTGTGAAACAGTAGTTTCCCAGGATGAGTTCAAAGGCCAGGGTGGGATATCAAATGCGCGCCGGATTCCCTTCAGTGATGTCTGTCAGTGCCCCTCCATTGCATTGCGCTGTGCCCACCAAAAATTCATGGCCTGTCATGAGTGATAAGATCTTTGATAAGATTACATATGAACCCAGAACAGCCCCGCCTGGGCGCGAGGGTTTGACGAGGGAAACGGAATTTGTATTTACCGGAAGATTCTTAGCGGGCGGTGAGCTGACCTCACCTGTCAAGGATCTGGGAGACAAGGGTCGAGCTTAGCTCAGT is a window from the Podospora pseudocomata strain CBS 415.72m chromosome 6, whole genome shotgun sequence genome containing:
- the rio2 gene encoding Serine/threonine-protein kinase rio2 (BUSCO:EOG09262KVB; EggNog:ENOG503NX5X; COG:T), translated to MKLDTRAMRHLTAEDWKVLAAVEQGSKNHELVPVPIIERFSRLKGGSSLVSKCISTLAKTSLIAKMKEAKYDGYRLTYGGLDYLALHTHSQKKHIYSVGTRVGVGKESDIMLVADHTGAQQILKIHRLGRISFRTVKTNRDYLKKNASGSWMYLSTLAARKEYAFLSALHSAGIPVPTPIAHSRHTIVMSLVDAPPLRQISSVPDPAALYASLIELYLRLAKHGLIHGDYNEFNILIREDISTNPETGTEEITLVPVVIDFPQMISMEHVNAEMYFDRDINCIKIFFERRFHFKPTTPGPFYKDVKKTVGRDGFERLDATLEASGITKKMAKDLEAAIRQHEEEKLQNPEAFEPSDDEEDDEDEDEDEEDKEGEETNTDEKEKEEQPSIVIGFQSPSESGAEQGMEKLSINNKT